Proteins encoded within one genomic window of Amycolatopsis sp. 2-15:
- a CDS encoding oxidoreductase, producing MNPRWTEAELADQTGRAVLITGANSGLGLRTAEVLAGRGARVLLACRSAERGAAALDRVRAVASGASPELVPLDLADLASVHKAATSVRELTGDALDVLVNNAGVMGTPKSRTADGFELQFGTNYLGPAALTWLLMPALRGGTAARVVTLSSMAATGARIRLADPNFEHGRFNTGAAYGQSKLADQIFGLELDRRLRAAGSPVISVLAHPGYTETGLQTGMAKSYDNPVVRTLMLGTMHLGNLVLAQDLTHGALPQLYAATQPGVEGGDYYGPDRLFGSRGHPTKVRPLAAARDLATATALWDLTARLTNVTPDPQ from the coding sequence ATGAACCCACGCTGGACCGAGGCCGAGCTGGCCGACCAGACCGGCCGGGCCGTCCTGATCACCGGCGCCAACTCGGGCCTCGGTCTACGCACGGCGGAAGTTCTCGCCGGCCGCGGCGCACGGGTGCTGCTCGCGTGCCGCTCGGCCGAGCGCGGTGCCGCCGCGCTCGACCGCGTGCGCGCCGTGGCCTCCGGTGCCTCGCCCGAGCTCGTGCCGCTGGATCTGGCCGACCTCGCGTCAGTGCACAAGGCGGCGACGTCGGTGCGCGAGCTGACCGGCGACGCGCTCGACGTGCTCGTGAACAACGCCGGCGTCATGGGCACCCCCAAGAGCCGGACGGCCGACGGCTTCGAGCTGCAATTCGGCACCAACTACCTCGGGCCGGCCGCGCTCACGTGGCTGCTCATGCCCGCACTGCGCGGCGGCACGGCGGCGCGCGTGGTCACGCTCTCGAGCATGGCGGCCACCGGCGCGCGCATCCGGCTGGCGGACCCGAACTTCGAGCACGGCCGGTTCAACACGGGCGCCGCCTACGGGCAGTCGAAGCTCGCCGACCAGATCTTCGGGCTGGAGCTCGACCGGCGGCTCCGCGCGGCGGGTTCGCCGGTGATCAGCGTGCTCGCCCACCCCGGCTACACCGAAACCGGTTTGCAGACCGGGATGGCGAAGTCCTACGACAACCCTGTCGTGCGCACCTTGATGCTCGGCACCATGCACCTCGGCAACCTGGTGCTGGCTCAGGACCTCACGCACGGGGCGCTGCCGCAGCTCTACGCGGCCACCCAGCCCGGCGTCGAGGGCGGCGACTACTACGGCCCGGACCGCCTCTTCGGCTCCCGTGGGCACCCCACGAAGGTGCGCCCGCTCGCCGCCGCCCGCGACCTCGCGACGGCGACCGCATTGTGGGACTTGACGGCCCGCTTGACGAACGTCACGCCGGACCCTCAGTAG